One segment of Drosophila mauritiana strain mau12 chromosome 3R, ASM438214v1, whole genome shotgun sequence DNA contains the following:
- the LOC117146076 gene encoding coatomer subunit gamma isoform X3, with product MGSFRREKDEEEDGPSNAYQNLEKTSVLQETRTFNETPVNPRKCIHILTKILYLINQGEQLVAREATDCFFAMTKLFQSKDVVLRRMVYLGIKELSSIAEDVIIVTSSLTKDMTGKEDLYRAAAIRALCSITDNTMLQAVERYMKQCIVDKNAAVSCAALVSSLRLANTAGDVVKRWANEAQEALNSDNIMVQYHALGLLYHIRKSDRLAVSKLVNKLTRGSLKSPYAVCMLIRIACKLIEEEDIPSEELSDSPLFTFIESCLRHKSEMVIYEAAHAIVNLKNTNPRMLSPAFSILQLFCSSPKATLRFAAVRTLNKVAMTHPAAVTTCNLDLEGLITDSNRSVATLAITTLLKTGAESSVERLMKQISTFVAEISDEFKVVVVQAICALCTKYPRKHTVLMNFLSGMLREEGGLEYKTSIVDTIITIIEENADAKESGLSHLCEFIEDCEHVSLAVRILHLLGKEGPFAATPSKYIRFIYNRVILESPIVRAAAVTAMAQFGASCPALLSNILVLLGRCQMDPDDEVRDRATYYLSILNSERPELYKNYIIERENCSLALLEKSLVEHLNGDLDTRFDISIVPKAAIVKPVIANDVMLVTSSAPRPPKITREEESAARLAQLPGIQVLGPIHRSTAPIQLTESETEYTVQCIKHIFGQHVVFQFDCLNTLSDQILENVRVELTLPDGFTTRAVIPCPKLPYNDLQTTFVIVEFPPDAANSIATFGATLRFVVKDCDPNTGEPESAEGYDDEYMLEDLELTVADQIQKTRKNNFQVSWDAADSEEWLQAEDTFVLSAVTTLQDAVNTIVKILGLGAANLSENVPEGTHLHTLLCSGTFRGGAEILVRAKLALSEGVTLNLTVRSTDQDVAELITAAIG from the exons ATGGGTTCGTTCCGCCGCGAGAaagacgaggaggaggacg GACCGAGCAATGCGTACCAGAACCTGGAAAAAACCTCGGTGCTTCAGGAGACGCGCACCTTCAATGAGACGCCGGTGAACCCAAGGAAGTGCATCCACATCCTGACCAAAATCCTGTACCTGATCAATCAGGGTGAGCAGCTTGTGGCCCGCGAGGCTACCGACTGCTTTTTCGCGATGACGAAGCTCTTCCAATCTAAGGACGTGGTGCTGCGTCGTATGGTATACCTGGGCATCAAGGAGCTGAGCTCCATTGCCGAGGACGTCATCATCGTTACCAGCTCGCTAACGAAGGATATGACCGGCAAGGAAGACCTGTACAGGGCCGCTGCCATCCGGGCTTTGTGCAGCATCACGGATAACACCATGTTGCAGGCCGTGGAGCGCTACATGAAGCAGTGCATTGTAGACAAAAACGCGGCGGTTTCTTGTGCTGCATTGGTCAGTTCCTTGAGACTGGCCAACACTGCGGGCGACGTAGTCaagaggtgggcaaacgaGGCCCAGGAGGCCTTGAACAGCGACAACATCATGGTACAGTACCACGCCTTGGGTCTGCTCTACCATATCCGCAAGTCGGATCGGCTGGCTGTCTCCAAGTTGGTCAACAAGCTGACCAGAGGCTCTCTGAAGAGTCCCTATGCCGTTTGCATGCTG ATACGCATTGCCTGTAAGCTGATCGAAGAGGAGGACATTCCCTCTGAGGAGCTTTCCGATTCACCCTTGTTTACGTTCATAGAGTCCTGTCTGCGCCACAAGAGCGAGATGGTCATCTACGAGGCGGCCCATGCCATTGTCAACCTCAAGAACACCAATCCGCGAATGCTATCGCCGGCGTTCTCCATCCTCCAGCTTTTCTGCAGCTCGCCGAAGGCAACGTTGCGCTTTGCGGCTGTGCGCACGCTCAACAAGGTGGCGATGACGCACCCGGCAGCGGTGACCACCTGTAACTTGGACCTGGAAGGTCTCATCACGGACTCCAATCGATCGGTGGCCACTCTGGCCATCACTACGCTGCTAAAGACCGGCGCTGAATCCTCGGTAGAGCGTTTGATGAAGCAGATCTCCACGTTTGTGGCCGAGATTTCCGATGAGTTCAAGGTGGTGGTGGTACAGGCCATTTGCGCTCTGTGCACCAAATATCCGCGCAAGCACACAGTGCTGATGAACTTCCTCAGCGGTATGCTGCGCGAGGAGGGTGGCCTTGAGTACAAGACCTCCATAGTTGACACCATCATCACGATCATCGAGGAGAATGCGGACGCCAAGGAGTCCGGCTTGTCGCATCTGTGCGAGTTCATCGAGGATTGTGAACACGTTTCACTGGCGGTGAGGATTCTTCATCTGCTGGGCAAGGAGGGACCCTTTGCGGCCACACCCTCCAAGTACATACGCTTTATCTACAACCGCGTCATCTTGGAGAGCCCTATTGTGCGAGCAGCCGCGGTCACGGCCATGGCCCAGTTTGGAGCATCTTGCCCAGCTTTGTTAAGCAATATCCTCGTGCTGCTGGGTCGTTGCCAGATGGACCCGGACGACGAGGTGCGTGACCGTGCCACCTACTACCTTAGCATTCTTAACTCGGAAAGGCCAGAGCTGTACAAGAACTACATCATCGAGAGGGAGAACTGTTCTCTGGCTCTGCTGGAGAAGTCGCTGGTCGAACATCTGAATGGTGACCTGGACACACGCTTCGATATTTCCATTGTGCCCAAGGCGGCCATAGTTAAGCCAGTGATTGCCAACGACGTAATGCTAGTTACCAGCAGTGCTCCACGACCGCCGAAGATCACGCGGGAGGAGGAGAGTGCTGCACGTTTGGCACAGCTGCCGGGCATCCAGGTGCTGGGCCCCATCCATCGCAGCACAGCTCCCATCCAGCTGACCGAAAGCGAAACGGAGTACACGGTGCAGTGCATCAAACACATATTTGGCCAGCACGTGGTCTTCCAGTTCGATTGCTTGAATACGCTGTCCGATCAAATCCTGGAAAATGTGCGGGTGGAACTCACGCTGCCGGATGGATTCACAACCAGGGCAGTCATTCCATGTCCCAAGCTACCCTACAACGATCTGCAAACTACTTTTGTCATCGTAGAATTTCCGCCCGATGCCGCCAATTCCATTG CCACCTTTGGTGCCACTTTACGATTTGTGGTCAAGGACTGCGATCCCAACACAGGCGAGCCGGAGTCAGCGGAGGGCTATGACGACGAGTACATGCTAGAGGATTTGGAGCTGACGGTTGCCGATCAGATACAGAAAACCAGAAAGAACAATTTCCAAGTGTCCTGGGATGCGGCTGACAGCGAAG AATGGCTACAAGCCGAGGATACCTTTGTGCTGTCGGCAGTGACCACCTTGCAGGATGCCGTCAACACTATAGTCAAGATCCTGGGCTTGGGCGCTGCAAACCTCTCTGAGAATGTGCCCGAGGGTACGCACCTGCATACGCTGCTCTGTTCAG GAACCTTCAGAGGCGGCGCCGAGATTCTGGTGCGGGCCAAGCTGGCGCTTTCAGAAGGCGTCACGCTCAATCTGAC
- the LOC117146076 gene encoding coatomer subunit gamma isoform X2, with the protein MGSFRREKDEEEDAGPSNAYQNLEKTSVLQETRTFNETPVNPRKCIHILTKILYLINQGEQLVAREATDCFFAMTKLFQSKDVVLRRMVYLGIKELSSIAEDVIIVTSSLTKDMTGKEDLYRAAAIRALCSITDNTMLQAVERYMKQCIVDKNAAVSCAALVSSLRLANTAGDVVKRWANEAQEALNSDNIMVQYHALGLLYHIRKSDRLAVSKLVNKLTRGSLKSPYAVCMLIRIACKLIEEEDIPSEELSDSPLFTFIESCLRHKSEMVIYEAAHAIVNLKNTNPRMLSPAFSILQLFCSSPKATLRFAAVRTLNKVAMTHPAAVTTCNLDLEGLITDSNRSVATLAITTLLKTGAESSVERLMKQISTFVAEISDEFKVVVVQAICALCTKYPRKHTVLMNFLSGMLREEGGLEYKTSIVDTIITIIEENADAKESGLSHLCEFIEDCEHVSLAVRILHLLGKEGPFAATPSKYIRFIYNRVILESPIVRAAAVTAMAQFGASCPALLSNILVLLGRCQMDPDDEVRDRATYYLSILNSERPELYKNYIIERENCSLALLEKSLVEHLNGDLDTRFDISIVPKAAIVKPVIANDVMLVTSSAPRPPKITREEESAARLAQLPGIQVLGPIHRSTAPIQLTESETEYTVQCIKHIFGQHVVFQFDCLNTLSDQILENVRVELTLPDGFTTRAVIPCPKLPYNDLQTTFVIVEFPPDAANSIATFGATLRFVVKDCDPNTGEPESAEGYDDEYMLEDLELTVADQIQKTRKNNFQVSWDAADSEEWLQAEDTFVLSAVTTLQDAVNTIVKILGLGAANLSENVPEGTHLHTLLCSGTFRGGAEILVRAKLALSEGVTLNLTVRSTDQDVAELITAAIG; encoded by the exons ATGGGTTCGTTCCGCCGCGAGAaagacgaggaggaggacg CAGGACCGAGCAATGCGTACCAGAACCTGGAAAAAACCTCGGTGCTTCAGGAGACGCGCACCTTCAATGAGACGCCGGTGAACCCAAGGAAGTGCATCCACATCCTGACCAAAATCCTGTACCTGATCAATCAGGGTGAGCAGCTTGTGGCCCGCGAGGCTACCGACTGCTTTTTCGCGATGACGAAGCTCTTCCAATCTAAGGACGTGGTGCTGCGTCGTATGGTATACCTGGGCATCAAGGAGCTGAGCTCCATTGCCGAGGACGTCATCATCGTTACCAGCTCGCTAACGAAGGATATGACCGGCAAGGAAGACCTGTACAGGGCCGCTGCCATCCGGGCTTTGTGCAGCATCACGGATAACACCATGTTGCAGGCCGTGGAGCGCTACATGAAGCAGTGCATTGTAGACAAAAACGCGGCGGTTTCTTGTGCTGCATTGGTCAGTTCCTTGAGACTGGCCAACACTGCGGGCGACGTAGTCaagaggtgggcaaacgaGGCCCAGGAGGCCTTGAACAGCGACAACATCATGGTACAGTACCACGCCTTGGGTCTGCTCTACCATATCCGCAAGTCGGATCGGCTGGCTGTCTCCAAGTTGGTCAACAAGCTGACCAGAGGCTCTCTGAAGAGTCCCTATGCCGTTTGCATGCTG ATACGCATTGCCTGTAAGCTGATCGAAGAGGAGGACATTCCCTCTGAGGAGCTTTCCGATTCACCCTTGTTTACGTTCATAGAGTCCTGTCTGCGCCACAAGAGCGAGATGGTCATCTACGAGGCGGCCCATGCCATTGTCAACCTCAAGAACACCAATCCGCGAATGCTATCGCCGGCGTTCTCCATCCTCCAGCTTTTCTGCAGCTCGCCGAAGGCAACGTTGCGCTTTGCGGCTGTGCGCACGCTCAACAAGGTGGCGATGACGCACCCGGCAGCGGTGACCACCTGTAACTTGGACCTGGAAGGTCTCATCACGGACTCCAATCGATCGGTGGCCACTCTGGCCATCACTACGCTGCTAAAGACCGGCGCTGAATCCTCGGTAGAGCGTTTGATGAAGCAGATCTCCACGTTTGTGGCCGAGATTTCCGATGAGTTCAAGGTGGTGGTGGTACAGGCCATTTGCGCTCTGTGCACCAAATATCCGCGCAAGCACACAGTGCTGATGAACTTCCTCAGCGGTATGCTGCGCGAGGAGGGTGGCCTTGAGTACAAGACCTCCATAGTTGACACCATCATCACGATCATCGAGGAGAATGCGGACGCCAAGGAGTCCGGCTTGTCGCATCTGTGCGAGTTCATCGAGGATTGTGAACACGTTTCACTGGCGGTGAGGATTCTTCATCTGCTGGGCAAGGAGGGACCCTTTGCGGCCACACCCTCCAAGTACATACGCTTTATCTACAACCGCGTCATCTTGGAGAGCCCTATTGTGCGAGCAGCCGCGGTCACGGCCATGGCCCAGTTTGGAGCATCTTGCCCAGCTTTGTTAAGCAATATCCTCGTGCTGCTGGGTCGTTGCCAGATGGACCCGGACGACGAGGTGCGTGACCGTGCCACCTACTACCTTAGCATTCTTAACTCGGAAAGGCCAGAGCTGTACAAGAACTACATCATCGAGAGGGAGAACTGTTCTCTGGCTCTGCTGGAGAAGTCGCTGGTCGAACATCTGAATGGTGACCTGGACACACGCTTCGATATTTCCATTGTGCCCAAGGCGGCCATAGTTAAGCCAGTGATTGCCAACGACGTAATGCTAGTTACCAGCAGTGCTCCACGACCGCCGAAGATCACGCGGGAGGAGGAGAGTGCTGCACGTTTGGCACAGCTGCCGGGCATCCAGGTGCTGGGCCCCATCCATCGCAGCACAGCTCCCATCCAGCTGACCGAAAGCGAAACGGAGTACACGGTGCAGTGCATCAAACACATATTTGGCCAGCACGTGGTCTTCCAGTTCGATTGCTTGAATACGCTGTCCGATCAAATCCTGGAAAATGTGCGGGTGGAACTCACGCTGCCGGATGGATTCACAACCAGGGCAGTCATTCCATGTCCCAAGCTACCCTACAACGATCTGCAAACTACTTTTGTCATCGTAGAATTTCCGCCCGATGCCGCCAATTCCATTG CCACCTTTGGTGCCACTTTACGATTTGTGGTCAAGGACTGCGATCCCAACACAGGCGAGCCGGAGTCAGCGGAGGGCTATGACGACGAGTACATGCTAGAGGATTTGGAGCTGACGGTTGCCGATCAGATACAGAAAACCAGAAAGAACAATTTCCAAGTGTCCTGGGATGCGGCTGACAGCGAAG AATGGCTACAAGCCGAGGATACCTTTGTGCTGTCGGCAGTGACCACCTTGCAGGATGCCGTCAACACTATAGTCAAGATCCTGGGCTTGGGCGCTGCAAACCTCTCTGAGAATGTGCCCGAGGGTACGCACCTGCATACGCTGCTCTGTTCAG GAACCTTCAGAGGCGGCGCCGAGATTCTGGTGCGGGCCAAGCTGGCGCTTTCAGAAGGCGTCACGCTCAATCTGAC
- the LOC117146076 gene encoding coatomer subunit gamma isoform X1 yields MNYFSLASHKKHRGHPPAGPSNAYQNLEKTSVLQETRTFNETPVNPRKCIHILTKILYLINQGEQLVAREATDCFFAMTKLFQSKDVVLRRMVYLGIKELSSIAEDVIIVTSSLTKDMTGKEDLYRAAAIRALCSITDNTMLQAVERYMKQCIVDKNAAVSCAALVSSLRLANTAGDVVKRWANEAQEALNSDNIMVQYHALGLLYHIRKSDRLAVSKLVNKLTRGSLKSPYAVCMLIRIACKLIEEEDIPSEELSDSPLFTFIESCLRHKSEMVIYEAAHAIVNLKNTNPRMLSPAFSILQLFCSSPKATLRFAAVRTLNKVAMTHPAAVTTCNLDLEGLITDSNRSVATLAITTLLKTGAESSVERLMKQISTFVAEISDEFKVVVVQAICALCTKYPRKHTVLMNFLSGMLREEGGLEYKTSIVDTIITIIEENADAKESGLSHLCEFIEDCEHVSLAVRILHLLGKEGPFAATPSKYIRFIYNRVILESPIVRAAAVTAMAQFGASCPALLSNILVLLGRCQMDPDDEVRDRATYYLSILNSERPELYKNYIIERENCSLALLEKSLVEHLNGDLDTRFDISIVPKAAIVKPVIANDVMLVTSSAPRPPKITREEESAARLAQLPGIQVLGPIHRSTAPIQLTESETEYTVQCIKHIFGQHVVFQFDCLNTLSDQILENVRVELTLPDGFTTRAVIPCPKLPYNDLQTTFVIVEFPPDAANSIATFGATLRFVVKDCDPNTGEPESAEGYDDEYMLEDLELTVADQIQKTRKNNFQVSWDAADSEEWLQAEDTFVLSAVTTLQDAVNTIVKILGLGAANLSENVPEGTHLHTLLCSGTFRGGAEILVRAKLALSEGVTLNLTVRSTDQDVAELITAAIG; encoded by the exons ATGAACTATTTTTCCCTTGCCTCGCACAAAAAACATCGCGGCCATCCGCCAGCAGGACCGAGCAATGCGTACCAGAACCTGGAAAAAACCTCGGTGCTTCAGGAGACGCGCACCTTCAATGAGACGCCGGTGAACCCAAGGAAGTGCATCCACATCCTGACCAAAATCCTGTACCTGATCAATCAGGGTGAGCAGCTTGTGGCCCGCGAGGCTACCGACTGCTTTTTCGCGATGACGAAGCTCTTCCAATCTAAGGACGTGGTGCTGCGTCGTATGGTATACCTGGGCATCAAGGAGCTGAGCTCCATTGCCGAGGACGTCATCATCGTTACCAGCTCGCTAACGAAGGATATGACCGGCAAGGAAGACCTGTACAGGGCCGCTGCCATCCGGGCTTTGTGCAGCATCACGGATAACACCATGTTGCAGGCCGTGGAGCGCTACATGAAGCAGTGCATTGTAGACAAAAACGCGGCGGTTTCTTGTGCTGCATTGGTCAGTTCCTTGAGACTGGCCAACACTGCGGGCGACGTAGTCaagaggtgggcaaacgaGGCCCAGGAGGCCTTGAACAGCGACAACATCATGGTACAGTACCACGCCTTGGGTCTGCTCTACCATATCCGCAAGTCGGATCGGCTGGCTGTCTCCAAGTTGGTCAACAAGCTGACCAGAGGCTCTCTGAAGAGTCCCTATGCCGTTTGCATGCTG ATACGCATTGCCTGTAAGCTGATCGAAGAGGAGGACATTCCCTCTGAGGAGCTTTCCGATTCACCCTTGTTTACGTTCATAGAGTCCTGTCTGCGCCACAAGAGCGAGATGGTCATCTACGAGGCGGCCCATGCCATTGTCAACCTCAAGAACACCAATCCGCGAATGCTATCGCCGGCGTTCTCCATCCTCCAGCTTTTCTGCAGCTCGCCGAAGGCAACGTTGCGCTTTGCGGCTGTGCGCACGCTCAACAAGGTGGCGATGACGCACCCGGCAGCGGTGACCACCTGTAACTTGGACCTGGAAGGTCTCATCACGGACTCCAATCGATCGGTGGCCACTCTGGCCATCACTACGCTGCTAAAGACCGGCGCTGAATCCTCGGTAGAGCGTTTGATGAAGCAGATCTCCACGTTTGTGGCCGAGATTTCCGATGAGTTCAAGGTGGTGGTGGTACAGGCCATTTGCGCTCTGTGCACCAAATATCCGCGCAAGCACACAGTGCTGATGAACTTCCTCAGCGGTATGCTGCGCGAGGAGGGTGGCCTTGAGTACAAGACCTCCATAGTTGACACCATCATCACGATCATCGAGGAGAATGCGGACGCCAAGGAGTCCGGCTTGTCGCATCTGTGCGAGTTCATCGAGGATTGTGAACACGTTTCACTGGCGGTGAGGATTCTTCATCTGCTGGGCAAGGAGGGACCCTTTGCGGCCACACCCTCCAAGTACATACGCTTTATCTACAACCGCGTCATCTTGGAGAGCCCTATTGTGCGAGCAGCCGCGGTCACGGCCATGGCCCAGTTTGGAGCATCTTGCCCAGCTTTGTTAAGCAATATCCTCGTGCTGCTGGGTCGTTGCCAGATGGACCCGGACGACGAGGTGCGTGACCGTGCCACCTACTACCTTAGCATTCTTAACTCGGAAAGGCCAGAGCTGTACAAGAACTACATCATCGAGAGGGAGAACTGTTCTCTGGCTCTGCTGGAGAAGTCGCTGGTCGAACATCTGAATGGTGACCTGGACACACGCTTCGATATTTCCATTGTGCCCAAGGCGGCCATAGTTAAGCCAGTGATTGCCAACGACGTAATGCTAGTTACCAGCAGTGCTCCACGACCGCCGAAGATCACGCGGGAGGAGGAGAGTGCTGCACGTTTGGCACAGCTGCCGGGCATCCAGGTGCTGGGCCCCATCCATCGCAGCACAGCTCCCATCCAGCTGACCGAAAGCGAAACGGAGTACACGGTGCAGTGCATCAAACACATATTTGGCCAGCACGTGGTCTTCCAGTTCGATTGCTTGAATACGCTGTCCGATCAAATCCTGGAAAATGTGCGGGTGGAACTCACGCTGCCGGATGGATTCACAACCAGGGCAGTCATTCCATGTCCCAAGCTACCCTACAACGATCTGCAAACTACTTTTGTCATCGTAGAATTTCCGCCCGATGCCGCCAATTCCATTG CCACCTTTGGTGCCACTTTACGATTTGTGGTCAAGGACTGCGATCCCAACACAGGCGAGCCGGAGTCAGCGGAGGGCTATGACGACGAGTACATGCTAGAGGATTTGGAGCTGACGGTTGCCGATCAGATACAGAAAACCAGAAAGAACAATTTCCAAGTGTCCTGGGATGCGGCTGACAGCGAAG AATGGCTACAAGCCGAGGATACCTTTGTGCTGTCGGCAGTGACCACCTTGCAGGATGCCGTCAACACTATAGTCAAGATCCTGGGCTTGGGCGCTGCAAACCTCTCTGAGAATGTGCCCGAGGGTACGCACCTGCATACGCTGCTCTGTTCAG GAACCTTCAGAGGCGGCGCCGAGATTCTGGTGCGGGCCAAGCTGGCGCTTTCAGAAGGCGTCACGCTCAATCTGAC